CGTGCTGGCCACCGGCTGCGGCGTGCTGCTCCCGGTCGTGGACCCGTTGCCCAGTGCGCCGAAGCTCCCCGAACCCCAGCAGAATACCGCCCCGGCCGCCGTCGCGGCGCAGCTGCTGAGCTCGCCCGTGGTCACGGACGCGAACGTGTTGCCGCCAGCCACGGCGAGCGGCGTCGCACTACCCAGCGACGTGAAACCTGTACCGAGTTGCCCATTGGCCGAATTGCCCCAACAATACGCGGCGCCGCTGGTCGTGAGGGCGCACGTGTGGTACACACCGGCGCTGATCGACGCCAACTGAAGTCCACCGGCAACCGCCACGGGCACGTCGCTGTCCGCGGTGCCGCCGTTGCCGAGCACCCCGTACCCGCCCGAGCCCCAGCAGTAGCCCGCGCCGGCGGTCGTGACGCCGCACGTGAACACGCCCCCCGCGCTCACCGACGCGAATGTCAGCCCGCCCGCCACGAGTGCCGGCGTGGTGGTGTTCTGACCGACGGTGCCATTGCCCAATTCCCCGCTTTCGTTGGCCCCCCAACAATAGGCCTGGCCCGCCGTGGTCACTCCACACGTGTGCGAGTAGCCGGCGCTCAACATCGCGAAGCTCAGCCCGCCCGCGACTGCCACCGGCGTTCCGCTCATGGTGGTGGCCGTGACGTTGCCCAGCTCGCCCTGCGCGTTGTCACCCCAGCAATACGCGCTGCCGCCGGACGTGAGACCGCACGTATGCGCGTACCCTGCGGCGAGCGATACGAAGCTCAACCCGCCTGACACGGGCAGCGGAAACGGCGAAACCGCGTTGGCACTGTCGTTGCCCAGTTGGCCTTGCGCGTTGCTCCCCCAGCAATACGCGCTCCCGCCCGACACCAACGCGCAGCTGTGTTCGAACCCGGATACGACGGCGGTCACCGACGTCAGCGGTTTGGTGGAGGGCAGCGTGACGGTGATCGCCGACGTCGCCGAGATGGAGTCGACCTTCGCCGTGATCGTCGCCGTACCCGCCACCAGCGCCCGTACGACGCCGGAGTCGGACACCGTCGCCACCGACGAATCGCTGCTCGACCAATGCACCGTATCGGTGGTGATGATGTTACTGGACTTGTCGTAGGCCACGGTGGTCAGGCGGACCGTATCGCCGATCGCCATCGTGAACGACGTCGGAGTGACGGCCACCGTCGTCACCGGTCCCACACCCGGCAAGGTGGAGGAGGAGTGCGAGCTGCACGCCGCGAGCGCAGCAGCGACGACGGCGGCGAGCAGGCGGAGAGACGCCGGCGAGAGCACGCGCGGGCAAGGGGAGCGACGGTGGGGGCGAATAGCGGCAAGGGTGGACATGTGGGCAGTGAGGGTCGGGAGGCAGCACGTCCGGGGAGGGACCCGAATATTACACGATGTACAGGCGCGCGTTCCGGACTGGGCGCGACCCGCGCCCCATCACTCGGCCAGGTTCCCCAGCACCTCGAGGGCCCGCGCGACGTCGGCGGCCGTGGTCGCCATGCCCACTGAAGCGCGCACGGCGCCCACTGCCACGTCGGGGCCCATGCATGCCGCGAACCGCTCCAGCGTGAACCGCTCGGCCGTCTCGCTCAGGCAGCGGTCGGCCTCCGGCGCCCGGAGCCCGAACGCCCGCTCGCTGGCCCCCGGATTGCAGAAGCACCCGCCGCGCACCGCCACCCCGCCCTCGCTCGCGCGGTCCTCCACCACCGCAAACGGAATGGGCCGCCCCCTCACGTCGACCAGGTTGAAGGCCACGGTGCCACCCCGCGCGTCGAGAGTGCGTGGCCCGTAGATCACGGCCTGCGGCCGCCCGTTACGGTGGGCCAGCGCCTGCAGCCCCTCCAGCAACTCTCCCGTCCGGCGGCGAACGTGCGCCGAGAGTCGCGCCATGCCCAGGCCCTCCATGAACCTGATCCCGGGCGCCACCGCGGCCAGGCTCAGAAAGTCCGGGGTCCCGTCCTCGAATCGTTCAGGCACGGCCGCCAGTTGGTGCCGGCGGTTCTGCACCGACACGAAATCCACGGTGCCGCCCGCGAACCACGGACGGCGCAGCCGCGCCAACGCTTCGCGCCGGGCCACGAGCGCGCCCACTCCGGTGGGGTATCCGAAAATCTTGTAGAACGACAGGGCGACGAAGTCCGCCGGGTGGTCGCGCAGACTGAGCGGGTTGGTGGGGGCGAACGCGGCGGCATCGAGCAGGACGTCGAACCCAAGCCCCTTGGCCACGCTCACCAGTTCCAGGGGGTGCTTGGCCCCCGAGAAGTTGGACTGCGCCGGAAACGCGAACAGGCGGGGCGACCGCCCCGAGGCCGCAGCCCCCGCGGCGACTGCGGCCGGCGCGTCCGCCAGGCGCAGCTCGTCGTCCAAACCCAGGTACGACACGCGAGCGCCTGCACGCGCGGCAAATTCGCGAATGCCGTTCACGGAGTTGTGATTGTCGGCCGTGAGCAGGCACGCCCCGCCCTCGGCGAATGGATAGCTCTCCGCCACCAGTTTGATCGCCGCGCTCGCGTTGGCCGCGAAGATCACGGTGTACTCCGACGCGTCGGCATCGAGGAACCCGAGAACCGTCGAGCGCGCGTCCTGCATCACCTCGGTGCTGGCGCGGGAGGGCGCATGCCCGGAATGCGGGTTGCCGAACACGCCATCGCGGAGCACGCGCGCGTGGCCCTCCACGAGGCTCGCGGGGTAGAGCCCGCTCCCAGTGTAGTCGAGATAGGCGAGGCCCTGGGTGTCCAGCCGCGCGAATTCGCGCCGCCGCAGGTCGGCGAAATCCGCGTCGAGCGATGTTTCCGGCGTCAGACCAGCGGTCGTCGATTTCATCAGCGCACCAACCCGCGCATCCTACGCTCCCGTGTCGCGTTTCGCTCGGCGGGGCCCACGCCGTCGGACGGAGCCCGGTCCCGCGCTCCGCGCCCTGAATCAAGCAGCGGCGACGGCCCGCGGTCAATTCCGCCGTCCCCGCGGCGCGCCGACGCTCGGGCTCGTCCCGCTGCGTTCACGCGCCCTCGCGCGCCAACGCGCCCAGCGCGTCGTGCAGCCGTACCATCGCCAGCGTATCCACCTTGCAGTAGGCCAGCAGCTGCACCCGATAGCGTTCCCACTCCTCGTCGGTCACCTGTCCCATCGCGCGCAGACCGATCACACCGGTCGCGGCCTCACCGTCGCCAATGGCCAGTGTGGCGTAGCTGAGATCGGGCACCAGCACGGGCAGCACCTTCTTGATCGACAGGCTGCCGTGAAAGTCGGGGTGCGCCACTGCACTCTGCACCACCGGCAGCAGATCGAACAGGCGCCCCACCGCGTGCTCCAGATCGCTGGCCAGCGCCGGCACCTGCCGGCCCAGCCAATTCAGGCGCTGGCGCTCGAACGACGAGTACACGACGATCGAGCCCGCGCCGCTCAGGGCTCCCAGCAGGTTCCGCGCGAACTCCTCGACATCCGGCGCCGCCGGATCCACCAGCAGTTCCCGGTGATCCACGTTTCCGCCGGACGCGCGCCGGTGCACCGAGTACTGAATGGGGATCACGTCAAACGGCGCGATGCCGCGAAAGGGCGGCAGGGCCAGCGACAGCGTTTCAAAGTCGAGGTAGACGGCCGGTTCCCGGATGTCCGACAGGCGGCTCAACGCCTCGCGTACCGCTATCAACCCGCCGGCCACCACGGCGCGCCGGTGCAGCTGCTGGACGGGCGTGAGCTTGGCGGTGGCGGGCACCTCCGGAATGCGCGTGATGCCGTCGGCGATCCACTCGTCCACCTTCTTGGAGCGGATGCTCGGCAGTTCGAACACCGGGTCGTGCGGACCGTCCGTGAAGCAGCGCACGCCGCGAAATTCGCACTGCCGGCAGGCGGCCTGGAGCACCGCGTCGGGCGCCCCGGACGCGGCCACGATCGCGTACGCGGGCTCGAGCAACGGCGCGAACTCGGCAGCACGCGCCAGCACCGGTTCGGTCACGGTCAGTCGGACGAGCGGTTCCTGTCCATTGTCCACCCGCCAGTCGGCGTTGACGAGCAGCAGTTCCGCCGCCGTCACCCGCTCGCCGGCCGCCGCGACGACGGCCACGGTGTACGCGAGATCGTCTAGGTAGGCCGGCCGGTCGCGGATGCCGGACTTCACTTCGATCACGCGCCATCCGTCGCCGTCGCGGATGAGGGCGTCGGGACGCGCCATGGCGTGCGCGGCGACCACCGGCACCTCGAATGCCGTGCGGACCGTCCGGTTCGCCAGCACCGACCGGCCTTCGTCGACCCAGTCGGGCGTCGCCGGCCCGCGCAGGTCCACGCCTGGTCCGAGCATCTCGCGCGCCAGCGCGCCGATGGCATTGCCCTGGGCGAAGCGGAACTGCTCGCCGGGACCGGGCGCGGTGGTGTGGGGGTCGGCGTGGTGCAGCAGCCAGCCGCGGCGGGGGCAGACCAGCGATTCGAGAAACACCCGCTTGGTGAGCCGCCGGCCGGGTTCCTCGTGGACCGCGTCAGTCATCGACCGCTCCGGTCAGAAGTGCCGTTCGACGAGCGCGAAGCGCGCCCGGAACGCCTGGGGCGACAGGGGCCACCCGTAGGTCACGGGAGCGAACCACACGAATCCGGCCAGCGCCGCAATAAGTATACCATAATAGATCGCGGCCCGCGGCCCGCGCGGAAACCGCCAGCTGCCGGCGGCCGTGGCCGCCCCGTCCGGTGGCGCCACCCGGGGCTCCAGCTCTCCCGCCCAGGCCCCCACCGCGATCACGGCCAGCCCCAGACTGTACACGAACGCCATGAAATACGAATACTGGTACATGAGCCGGTGGATCAGGACGAACGGCAGGAAGTTGAACAGGTAGGCTGCGCCCAGGATGATCAGCGGTTCGCGCCACGCGCGCGCCCGCGCGCGGCGCAGCGCCAGCCCGATTCCGCCCAGGAGCAGCGCCACCGGAATGCCGTACCACACCACCGGATTGCCTTCCAGAAAGATCGTGGCCCGCCGGCCGTCGGGCAGCACCGGCCCCGCCCAGAACGTGATCGCGTGCTGGATCAGGGGCCAGCTGTACCACGGGGACGCCGACGAATTGGAGACGCCGACCAGCGCCGCGTCTTCCTGCCGCATCGCCACGTTCAACTCGAGGAACTTGTCGGCGAACGACAGGCGCGCATCGGCCCGGTAGTTCGGCGACCCGATCAGCGTGGCCTTGAATGGCCCCGACATGAACATGTTCCCCGGGCCGCTGCGGTCCATCCATGCGAAGTGCACGGCGAACACCGACGTGTAGATGGCCACCGGGATGGCCACCAACACGGCACCCTCCCACACCGTGCGCCGCCAACCGCCGCGTGCGCGCCAGGCATCGTACAGCCAGATCACCCCGATCAATCCGAGGGCCGAGAGTCCCGTCCATTTCATGGTCACGGCAAGCCCGGCCAACGCGGCCGTGGCCGCCAGTCGCCATAGACGTGCCCGCCCCGTGCAGCGGCGCGCCCCCAGGAAGACCGTCACCGCGCTCAGACCGAACAGCACCAGCATGCTGTCGGGCACGAGCACCCGCGACTCCACGAGCAGCGCGTTGTCGAGCAGCAGCAGCGCGCCCCCCAACGTGGCCAGGCGGCGCGATGCCCCGAGCCGCCGCAGCAGTACGTAGAACACCGGAATGATGAGCGTGCCGGCCAGAGCCGGCACGACGCGCAGCACCGGCGCCGGATGCGGCCCGGCGAGCGTGGCGATGGGCACCCCGAACAGCTTGGCGGCCAGAGCGAAAATCTGGTTGGCGAGCGGCGGGTGCACGTCCACGTAGAAGACCCGGGCGAGATAGTCGGCCACGTACTTCTCGTAATGCACCTCGTCGAACACCACGGCGTGCGGGCTGAACAGCCCCCAGAATCGGGTGAGCGCCGCACAGGCGGTGAGCAGCAGGAGTTCCGGCCGCCGGGGCCAGGAGCGTGACGACGCGGGCATGCCCAATTCTAGCGGCGCCGGCGGCGGGCCACACGCCCCCGCGCTCCGACTGGCGCTCCGGACGGAGAAAAACGAGAATTGAACAGCCAATTCCGCCACCCGGAGTCACCGCATGCCCGCTCGCGCATCACGCTCCCTCGCGCTCTGCCTCGTGCTGGTTGCGCTGCCCCTGTCGTCGATGGTCGCGCAGCAAGCGCCGGTATACCCCACGACGCGCAGGGACAGCGTAGTCGACGACTACTTCGGCACCAAGGTCGCCGATCCCTACCGATGGCTCGAAGACCAGAACTCGGCCGAGGTGGCGCGATGGGTGGAGGCGGAGAACAAGGTGACGTTCGCGTACCTGGACCAGATCCCCCTGCGCACCGCGTTCCGGACCCGGCTCACCACCCTCTGGAACACCCCATCCGTCGGCGTGCCGAGCCATATGGCGGGCCGGCTGTTCTTCCGCATGAATACGGGGCTCCAGAACCAGTCGGTGCTCTACGAGCTGGCCTCGCTCGGGGGAAAACCGGTGATGCTGATCGACCCCAACACGCTCTCGGCCGACGGCTCGGTGGATCTGGCGTCGTACGCCCCGTCGCCGGACGGTAAGTACCTGGCGTTCGGGTTGTCGTCGGGCGGCTCCGATTGGGAGGAGTTGCACGTGCGCGACCTGGCCACGGGGCGCGCGGTCGCCGACACCGTCCATTGGGTGAAGTACTCCGGTATCTCCTGGACCAGGGACGGACGGGGCTTCTTCTACACGCGCTTCCCGGCGCCGCCCAAGGATCAGGTGCTCACGGCCGCCGCCCTGAACGGCAAGATCTACTACCACCGGGTGGGAACGAGCGACACCGCGGACCAGCTCATCTACGAGCGCCCCGACCGTCCCGACTGGTACGAGGGCGCGAGCGTGACCGACGACGGCCGATACCTGTTCATCACCCTGAACCACGGCACGAACCCCGAGAACCTGCTCTACTACGCCGACCTCGGCGACCCGATGCACCCCGACGTCGGCGCCGCCATCCGCGCCGTGAACACGTCGGACGATGCCGAATACGGGCCGATCGGCAACATCGGGAACACGGTGTTCCTCGAGACCACCAAGGACGCGCCCAACCGGCGCATCATCGCCCTCGACCTCCCCGACACCGCGCTCGCCCACGCCCGCACGGTCGTGCCCGAAACGAAGAACAATATTCAGAGTTCTTTGATAGCCGGCGACCGGGTCGTGGTCCAGACGCTGGAGGACGTGCAGAGCCGCGTGCGCCTGTACGCGCCGGGCGGCGCCCTCGTGGGTCAGGTGGTGCTGCCCGGGGTGGGCGCGGTGGAGGCGCTCGGCGGCCGGGCCGGCCGGCCCGAGCTGTTCTACGCGTTCTCGTCGTATCTCGCGCCCACCACCGTGTACCGCTACGACTTCGCCACCAGGCGGAGCACGGCGTTCAGCCCGCTGCCCCGCAAGACGCCGTTCGATGCGTCGCCGTACGAGACCAGGCAGGTGTTCTACCACTCGAAGGACGGCACGCGCGTGCCGATGTTCATCACCGCCAGGAAGGGAGTGACGCTCGACGGATCGCACCCGACCATTCTCTATGCGTACGGCGGGTTCGACATCGCCACCCTGCCGGCCTATAGCCCCACCGTGGCCGTGTGGCTGGAGCACGGCGGCATCTACGCCGTGGCCAACATCCGCGGCGGCAGCGAGTACGGCGAGGCCTGGCACCACGCCGGCCAGCTGGCCAACAAACAGAACGTGTTCGACGACTTCATCGCCGCGGCCGAGTACCTGATCAGGGAGAAGTACACGTCCCCGGCGCACCTGGCCATCCACGGCTACTCGAACGGCGGGCTGCTCGTCGGCGCGGTGGAGGAGGAGCGGCCCGACCTCTTCGCCGCGGCCTACCCGGGCGCCGGCGTCATGGACATGCTGCGCTATCAGAAGTTCAGCGCCGGCATCGGATGGGTGCCCGAGTACGGCTCGTCCGACAACCCGGAGCAGTTCAGGTACCTGATCAAGTTCTCCCCGGTCCAGAACGCGAAGCCCGGCGTCTGCTATCCGGCCACCATCGTGACCACCGCCGACCATGACGACCGGGTGGTGCCGGGACACTCATATAAGTTCACGGCCGCGATGCAGGCGGCGCAGGGATGCAAACGCCCCATTCTCATCCGGGTGGAGACCAAGACGAGCCACGGGTACATGCCCACGGACAAGCGCATTGCCCAGCTGGCCGACGTGTGGGCGTTCACGGCGTGGGAGACGGGGATGAAGAACTAGCCTATCCTTGCGCCCGGCCCCCGCTGGCCGCTTTTTCCTTCAATGCCATCCGGCAGCAAACACCCGCACCGGCTCCACACGCCGACCCGCCGCCGCGGCCTGTCGCTCGGCGTGAAGCTGCCGCTGTTCATCGGTGGCCTGGTGGCGCTGGTCATCGTCGTCAACACGTGGAGCGGGTTTCGCGTCCAACGGCAGACCGAGACCGCTGAGGCCGAACGCCGGCTGACCAACGTGGCGGCCGAGTTGGTGCGGGAACTCCAGACGTCGAGCACGGCGAGGGCCGCCGAATTGCAGCTCGCGGCGCAGCGCCCTGCCATCCGGGCCTACCTCGCGGCGCTCCCTGCGGCGCGAGACCGCCTCGCCGACGCCGCAATGATCCCGCTCCTCACGGTGGGCGCTCCGGTCCAGAGCGTGGCCGTGGAGCTGTGGAGCGCCGACGGGCGCGTGCTGCTGAGCACCGGCACGGCCGCGAACTTTCACGATCGCGCACGCGACGAGGGGCTCATGCGACGGGCGCACGACACCGACGAAGCCGTGATCGGCGGCCTGCGAATGGCGAACGACTCGGTGGCGTACGTCGCGGCCGTCCGTGTGACCGTCGACGGGCGCGTGGCGGGGTACGTCGTCCACTGGCGCCGCCTCACCACGCAGCCGGTGAGCCGACAGGACGTGGACAGGCTCATCGGCACCGGCGGCCGGATCTTCGTGGGCGACGTGCGGGACAGCGTGTGGACGAATCTCGCCACGAGCGCGACGCCGCCTCCCATCGACGTCGCGAAGGTGACCGGCGTGATGAAGTACCACCGCCGGGCCGGCGACATGCTGGCGGTGGCGCGCCTCGTGCCGGCCACGCCCTGGGCGGTGGTGGTCGAGTTCCCGGCCGATTCCGTGAACGCCACCGCGCGGGAGACCGTGCGGCGGCTGCTCGCCGTCGACGCGCTCGTGCTGCTGCTCGGGCTCGCCGGCGCGTGGTGGCTGAGCCGCCGGATCACCACACGACTCAGGCGCTTGACCGCCGGCGTCGGGTCCGTGGTCTCGAACGACCCCGGCGGCTCGACGGCGGCGCCCCACATCGACCTCGCGGCAGGCGACGAGATCACGCGTCTCGGCGCGGCCTTCGACTCCATGGGGCGCCGTGTATCCGAAGCCCTGACGGCGCGCGAACTGTCGGAAGCGTATTACCGGGATCTGTTCGAGTCCATTCCGCTGCCGGTGTACCTCGTGGCGTTGGACACGCTCGCGTTCCTGGCGGT
The Gemmatimonadaceae bacterium genome window above contains:
- a CDS encoding Ig-like domain-containing protein; protein product: MLSPASLRLLAAVVAAALAACSSHSSSTLPGVGPVTTVAVTPTSFTMAIGDTVRLTTVAYDKSSNIITTDTVHWSSSDSSVATVSDSGVVRALVAGTATITAKVDSISATSAITVTLPSTKPLTSVTAVVSGFEHSCALVSGGSAYCWGSNAQGQLGNDSANAVSPFPLPVSGGLSFVSLAAGYAHTCGLTSGGSAYCWGDNAQGELGNVTATTMSGTPVAVAGGLSFAMLSAGYSHTCGVTTAGQAYCWGANESGELGNGTVGQNTTTPALVAGGLTFASVSAGGVFTCGVTTAGAGYCWGSGGYGVLGNGGTADSDVPVAVAGGLQLASISAGVYHTCALTTSGAAYCWGNSANGQLGTGFTSLGSATPLAVAGGNTFASVTTGELSSCAATAAGAVFCWGSGSFGALGNGSTTGSSTPQPVASTQTLTSVSAGISFHACSLSTNGTAYCWGYDDSGELGDGTAGGYSVTPQEVVVPNT
- a CDS encoding aminotransferase class V-fold PLP-dependent enzyme — encoded protein: MKSTTAGLTPETSLDADFADLRRREFARLDTQGLAYLDYTGSGLYPASLVEGHARVLRDGVFGNPHSGHAPSRASTEVMQDARSTVLGFLDADASEYTVIFAANASAAIKLVAESYPFAEGGACLLTADNHNSVNGIREFAARAGARVSYLGLDDELRLADAPAAVAAGAAASGRSPRLFAFPAQSNFSGAKHPLELVSVAKGLGFDVLLDAAAFAPTNPLSLRDHPADFVALSFYKIFGYPTGVGALVARREALARLRRPWFAGGTVDFVSVQNRRHQLAAVPERFEDGTPDFLSLAAVAPGIRFMEGLGMARLSAHVRRRTGELLEGLQALAHRNGRPQAVIYGPRTLDARGGTVAFNLVDVRGRPIPFAVVEDRASEGGVAVRGGCFCNPGASERAFGLRAPEADRCLSETAERFTLERFAACMGPDVAVGAVRASVGMATTAADVARALEVLGNLAE
- a CDS encoding DUF2779 domain-containing protein, producing MTDAVHEEPGRRLTKRVFLESLVCPRRGWLLHHADPHTTAPGPGEQFRFAQGNAIGALAREMLGPGVDLRGPATPDWVDEGRSVLANRTVRTAFEVPVVAAHAMARPDALIRDGDGWRVIEVKSGIRDRPAYLDDLAYTVAVVAAAGERVTAAELLLVNADWRVDNGQEPLVRLTVTEPVLARAAEFAPLLEPAYAIVAASGAPDAVLQAACRQCEFRGVRCFTDGPHDPVFELPSIRSKKVDEWIADGITRIPEVPATAKLTPVQQLHRRAVVAGGLIAVREALSRLSDIREPAVYLDFETLSLALPPFRGIAPFDVIPIQYSVHRRASGGNVDHRELLVDPAAPDVEEFARNLLGALSGAGSIVVYSSFERQRLNWLGRQVPALASDLEHAVGRLFDLLPVVQSAVAHPDFHGSLSIKKVLPVLVPDLSYATLAIGDGEAATGVIGLRAMGQVTDEEWERYRVQLLAYCKVDTLAMVRLHDALGALAREGA
- a CDS encoding phospholipid carrier-dependent glycosyltransferase; the encoded protein is MPASSRSWPRRPELLLLTACAALTRFWGLFSPHAVVFDEVHYEKYVADYLARVFYVDVHPPLANQIFALAAKLFGVPIATLAGPHPAPVLRVVPALAGTLIIPVFYVLLRRLGASRRLATLGGALLLLDNALLVESRVLVPDSMLVLFGLSAVTVFLGARRCTGRARLWRLAATAALAGLAVTMKWTGLSALGLIGVIWLYDAWRARGGWRRTVWEGAVLVAIPVAIYTSVFAVHFAWMDRSGPGNMFMSGPFKATLIGSPNYRADARLSFADKFLELNVAMRQEDAALVGVSNSSASPWYSWPLIQHAITFWAGPVLPDGRRATIFLEGNPVVWYGIPVALLLGGIGLALRRARARAWREPLIILGAAYLFNFLPFVLIHRLMYQYSYFMAFVYSLGLAVIAVGAWAGELEPRVAPPDGAATAAGSWRFPRGPRAAIYYGILIAALAGFVWFAPVTYGWPLSPQAFRARFALVERHF
- a CDS encoding prolyl oligopeptidase family serine peptidase, whose amino-acid sequence is MPARASRSLALCLVLVALPLSSMVAQQAPVYPTTRRDSVVDDYFGTKVADPYRWLEDQNSAEVARWVEAENKVTFAYLDQIPLRTAFRTRLTTLWNTPSVGVPSHMAGRLFFRMNTGLQNQSVLYELASLGGKPVMLIDPNTLSADGSVDLASYAPSPDGKYLAFGLSSGGSDWEELHVRDLATGRAVADTVHWVKYSGISWTRDGRGFFYTRFPAPPKDQVLTAAALNGKIYYHRVGTSDTADQLIYERPDRPDWYEGASVTDDGRYLFITLNHGTNPENLLYYADLGDPMHPDVGAAIRAVNTSDDAEYGPIGNIGNTVFLETTKDAPNRRIIALDLPDTALAHARTVVPETKNNIQSSLIAGDRVVVQTLEDVQSRVRLYAPGGALVGQVVLPGVGAVEALGGRAGRPELFYAFSSYLAPTTVYRYDFATRRSTAFSPLPRKTPFDASPYETRQVFYHSKDGTRVPMFITARKGVTLDGSHPTILYAYGGFDIATLPAYSPTVAVWLEHGGIYAVANIRGGSEYGEAWHHAGQLANKQNVFDDFIAAAEYLIREKYTSPAHLAIHGYSNGGLLVGAVEEERPDLFAAAYPGAGVMDMLRYQKFSAGIGWVPEYGSSDNPEQFRYLIKFSPVQNAKPGVCYPATIVTTADHDDRVVPGHSYKFTAAMQAAQGCKRPILIRVETKTSHGYMPTDKRIAQLADVWAFTAWETGMKN